TACATCGCGATCGCCGGCATGTCCGCCGCGCTGCCCGGCGCGATCGCCTCCCGCACCGCCCGTCCGGTGATCGGGGTGCCGGTCTCCGCCAGCCTGATGGGGCTCGACGCCCTCCTCTCCATCGCCCAGATGCCGAAGGGGGTGCCGGTCGCCTGCGTGGGGATCGACGCCGCGGAGAACGCCGCCCTGCTCGCCGCCCGCATCCTGCAGGCCCGTTAGAGCTGTTTTTCAGTCCTCTCCCGCCTTTTCGTCCCCGAAGACCTCCCGCACCATCCGCACGGCGCAGAGGTCCCCGCACATGGAGCAGGTGTCCATCATCCCGTCGCGGTCGTGGATCATCCGGGCCAGATCGCCGAAGAGCGCCAGCCGGAACTGCTCCTCCCAGTCCAGGCGGCGGCGGGCGTCTGCCATCGCCCGCTCCCGCCGCCGGGATCCCTCGACACGCAGGGTATCCCCGATGTGGGCGGCGATTTTCGTCACCCGCGTCCCCTCCTCGATATCCTCCACCGACGGCAGGGCCAGATGCTCGCTCGGGGAGACCATGCAGAGGAAGTCCGCCCCGTGCATGCAGGCGATCGCGCTGCCGATGGCGGCGGCCACGTGGTCGTAGCCGGCGGCGATGTCGGTCGGGAGCGGCCCGAGCAGGTAGAGGGGGGCTCCGCCCGTCATCTCTTTCAGGGCCCGCACGTTGTAACCGATCTCGTCCAGGGGGATGTGGCCGGGCCCTTCGACGAGGCGCTGCACCCCGGCGGCGAGCGCCCGCCGGGACAGGCGACCGAGCGTGGCGTACTCCGCCGATTTCGCGAGCCGCCGGGAGTCGCAGACGCTCCCCGGGCGCATTCCGTCCCCCAGGCTCGCGACCACGTCGTACTCCTTCAGGATCTCGAGAAGGTAGTCGAACTCGGCGTAGAGAGGGTTCTCCTCGTCGCGGTAGACCATCATCGCCGTATGGAACGCCCCGCCCCGGCTGACCACGCTCAGGATGCGGGGATCGGCGCGGAGCGCCGCGAGCGCCTCGCGGTTCACGCCGCAGTGGAGGGTGAGGAAGTCCACCCCCTGCTGGCAGTGCTCGCGGATCACGCGGAAGAGGAGGTCGGCATCGACGTCCGCTGCGCTGCCGGCGCGCCGCACCGCCTCGTAGATCGGTACCGTTCCCACCGGCACGTCGAGCGCCAGGATCTTCCGCCGCATGCGCGGCAGGTCGCCCCCCGTGGAGAGGTCCATGAGGGTGTCGGCGCCGCTCCCGATCGCTGCCAGACCCTTCTCCACCTCGAGCGTCTCGTTGCAGCGGCTCGCCGAGGTGCCCACGTTCACGTTCACCTTCACGCGGCACCCGGCGCCGATGGCGCAGAGGCGGTGCTTCCGCCGGGGGTTGGCCGGTACCGTGACTTGCCCTTCCGCGATGGCCCGCGCCATCCGCTCCGGAGGCATCTGCTCACCCTCTGCCAGTTCCTCCACCAGGGGAGGGATCCCGTTCCGGCACTCTGCGATCAGGGCATGCATAACACACATGTACTTCCCCTCCTTATTATGGTACATGCCAGTCCGATGGATCGCCGGGAGCGGCGGGCTCGCCAACGCCTACCTGTTCGGCCCGGTCCTGGTGGACGCCGGGGTGCTCCCGATGGACGTCGCGCTCTACAGGGAGCAGATCCGCGTGATCGTCCTCACCCACGGCCACTACGATCATACCGCCCACGTGAACGAGATCCGCCGCATGTGCGGCGCACGGGTCTGCATTCACCCCCTGGATGCACCGGCTCTTGCGGACGACCGCCGCAGCGTGGCGATGCTCTTCGGGGCCCGCCCTCCCGGGGCGGCCGCCGACTTCACCGTGGAGGAGGGGGACACCGTGGCGGGGCTCGAAGTTCTGCACACCCCCGGCCACACCCCGGGCGGGATCTGCCTCTACCACGCGGGGGAGCGGATCCTCTTCTCGGGGGACACGGTCTTCACCCACGGCTCGTTCGGGCGGTACGATCTCCCCGGCGGCGATCTCGCCCTCCTGCAGCGGTCGATAGAGCGCCTCGCGGGCCTGGACGTGGAGGGGCTCTTCCCCGGCCACGAGGCGCCGGTGCTGCAGGGGGGGCGGCGGCACATCCTGGCGGCGCACACGATCGTGCAGGGTCTGCATGGATAAGGGGATCTACTGCCTGATCCTGGAGAACGCCGCCTGCACGCTCCCCGTCGGCGGCCTGGGAGAGGTCCCCTTCCGGGCGGGATGGCACGTCTACGTCGGCTCCGCCCTCGGCCCGGGCGGGCTCTCCCGCGTGCGGCGGCACCTCCGCCTCGCCGCCCGCCGCGATGCACCCCCCCGCTGGCACATCGACCGCCTCCTCCTCTCCCCCCGGTTCCGCGTGCGGTACGCGGTCTGCGCCCCGACAGCGCTCCGTCTCGAGTGCCGCCTGGCAGCGGCGCTCGGGAGCGGCGGCGTCGCGGGGTTCGGCGCGAGCGACTGCTCCTGCCGGTCGCACCTCTTCTACCGCTCCGCCGATCCGCTCCCGGAGGCGGAGCGCGCTTTCCGCAACCTGGGTCTCTCCTGCACCAGCAAAAGAATAAAAGAGTCCGCGGACAAGGGTAGAGTATGAAGGTGCTGGGCATCTCCGGGAGCATGCGGAAGGAGGGGAACACGGCCCTGCTGGTCCAGGCGATCCTGGACCGCTGCAGGGAGGAGGGCATCGAGACCGAGTTCCTCTCTCTTGCCGGGAAGACGATCAAACCCTGCCTGGGTTGCGAGGACTGCAAGCGGAACCTGACGTGCGCCGTCCGGAACGATGACTGGCACGCGATCGCCGAGAAGGTGATCGCGTGCGAGGTGCTGGTGCTGGGGTCGCCCACCTACTACTACGACGTGAACGGCCACACCAAGAACTTCATCGACCGCACCTACTCGCTCTACCACAACCGCGTGCTGGCGGGGCGGAGGGCCGTCGGGGTCGCCGTCTGCGCCGATAAGGGGGGAAGCCGGGCGCTCCAGACGATAGAGGGGTTCTTCAGCTCCCACGAGTTCTCCTACCTGGGCGGGGTGCAGGGGCGGGGATACCTCGCCGGCGAGGTGCTGAAGGACGCGGACGCCATGCGGCGGGCGCGGGAGATCGGGGACAAGATCGTCCGCCTGCTGATGCCCTCAGACTAGGGAGTAGAGGGTCGTCCGCTGGCGCAGCGTCCTCCCCAGATCCTCTGCCATCCGCTGCATCTCGGCGGGATCGAGGTACTCGGTGTTCGCCGCGCCGGCGCCCCGCGAGATGCTCTCCTCGAACATGGTCCCGCCCAGGTCGTCCGCGCCGGCGAGGAGCCCCACCTGCGCCAGCTTCGTCCCCAGCTTCACCCAGGAGCTCTGGATGTGGTCGAAGTTGTCCAGGAAGAGGCGGGACACCGCGAACATCAGGATATCCTCCCTTCCCGTCGCCCCTCCCCGCGCCTTCCCGGCGCGGTAGATGGGAGTGTTCATGTGGATGAACGAGAGCGGCACGAACTCCGTGAACCCGCGGGTCTCGTCCTGGATCTCCCGCAGGATCGCCAGGTGCCGCGCCCGGTCCGCCTCGCCCTCGAGGGAGCCGTACATGATGGTCGCCGTGGAGGGGATGCCAAGGGCGTGCGCCTCGCGGATGATGCGGATCCAGGCGGCGGTATCGATCTTCCCCGGGCAGAGGACGGAGCGCACCTCGTCCACCAGGATCTCCGCGGCGGTGCCGCAGAGGGAGCCCAGACCCGCCGCCTTCATCCTCTGCAGGACCTCCGCGGTGCTGCACCCGCTCTTTCTCGCGGCATAGGCGATCTCCATCGGGTTGCTGGCGTGGATGTGGACGTGCGGGGCCGCCTCGCGGATCCAGCCGATGAGGTCGACATAGGAGTCCGCGGTGAAGTGCGGGTGCAGTCCGCTCACCGTGCAGATCTCGGTCGCGCCCCGCTCCCGCGCCTGCGCCGCCTTCTTCTGGATCGTCTCCCGCCCGTAGAAGTAGGCGTCCGGGTCCCCCTGCTTCCGCGAGAACCCGCAGAATCCGCAGGCGTTGATGCAGATGTTCGTCACGTTGAGATTCTGGTTGCGGACGTAGGTGACGGTGTCGCCGACCTTCTCCTCCCGCAGGGCGTCGGCGGCGGCGGCGATCGCGAAGACGCCCCGGTCCCGCACCTGCAGGAGGGATGCGGCCTCCTCCTCCGTCAGGCGGTGGCCGCCGAGCACGTCGTCGAGCAGGGTTCGCATACGGAAAGGGCATCCCCCCGGGAGAGGGGTGCCCGAGCCTCCGGGTTCAAGGTTGTCCAGGAACATGATTAGGGTAACGCAATGGGCGCAGGCATACACTTAATAACCATCGCGGATATCCCCCTGCCATGCTGGGACAGATAACCCCGCAACGGATCCGTCTCTCCTACAAGGACGCCGAGGGGTTCGTCATCCCCCTCGGGAACACGAGCCTGGTCTTTGCCGTGACCGAGAGCGGCCTGATCGCCAACGACATCATCGACATCGAGGCGCTCGAGAACTTCGACTACCCGGCGGCGCAGATCGGCCCCGCCCAGGGGGACATCGTCGACACCCTGGAGGAGCTGCTGGAAGGGGAGGTGAAGGCGGCGAACCTGCACGCGATCCAGCGCCGCGTCGAGGTCGGGATGCCGGCGCTGGAGGCGCTGAACCGCATCTAGGCGCTTATCCCACCCGTCCGTAGGTCGTGGTCCTCTGGCGCAGCGTCCGCCCCAGATCCTCTGCGATCCGCTGCATCTCGGCCGGGTCGAAGTATCCGCCGCCCTCGCCGCCGGCCTCCGCCGAGACCGCATCGGCATACATCGTCCCCCCGAGATCGTTCCCCCCGCACTGCAGCCCGGGCGACGCCATCTTTCGCCCCACCTTCTGCCAGGGGATCTGGATATTGTCGAAGTTGTCCAGAAAGAGGCGGGAGACCGCGAAGAGCAGGATGTCCTCCCTCCCGGTCGCCCCGGGGGGCGCCGTGCCGGATGCGTAGAGCGGGGTGCGGGCGTGCAACCAGGAGAGCGGCACGAACTCCGTGAACCCGCGAGTCTCGTCCTGGATCTCCCGCAGGATCGCCAGGTGCCGCGCCCGATCCGCCGCCGTCTCCACGTGGCCGTAGAGGATGGTGGCGGTCGAGCGGATTCCCATCCCGTGCGCCTCGCGGATGATGCGGATCCAGTCCCCGGTGCGCACCTTGTTCGGACAGATGACGGCCCGCACGTGGTCGACCAGGATCTCCGCCGCCGTCCCCTGGAGGGTCCCGAGACCCGCCGCCCGCAGGCGGCGGATCACCTCCCCGCTGGAGATGCCGCTCTGCCGCGCAGCCCAGGCGATCTCGTCCGGGCTGGCGGTGTGGATGTCCGCCCCGGGGATGGCGGCGTGCACCCGGCCGATCAGGTCCGCGTAGGTCTCGGCCGTAAAGTGCGGGTGCACCCCCGAGAGGAGGCAGATCTCGGTCACGCCCCGTTCCCGCGCCAGGCGCGCCTGCTCCGCGATCTGCTCGCTACCGAGCAGATAGCCCTCGTCCGATCCCTTCGGCCTCCCGAACCCGCAGAACCCGCAGAGGTTCTTGCAGATGTTGGTCACGTGAATGTTCTGGTTGCGGACGTAGGTGACGGTGTCGCCGACCTTCTCCTCCCGCAGGGCGTCGGCGGCGGCGGCGATCGCGAAGACGCCCCGGTCCCGTACCTGCAGGAGGGATGCGGCCTCCTCCTCCGTCAGGCGGTGGCCGCCGAGCACGTCGTCGAGCAGGCGGTGCAGGACCCTACCGCTTCCCCCGCTTCGCGGCACCGCTCTCCTCCTTCCTGCCGGCGATCACCTCGTAGAGGAGCATGAGGACGATCACGATTGCGGCGAACTCGAAGAGGTGCAGGGCGGGATAACCCAGGAGCGGGATGGCGAAGAGGGCCTTTCCCACGATCCACTCCTTCCGAACGGGCTCGATCGCCCCGATGCCCTGGTAGTAGCCCTGCTGGTCCGCCAGCTGGTTGTTGTCGCCCTTGGTGATGTAGCCCGCGTCGGCGTCCGAATAGGCCATCGCCCGGTGGATGATCGGATTCACGCGGTTCTCGCCGTTCGGGCGGTAGACGATCACGTCCCCGTAGTCGCCGAACGCCGCGTAGCCGCTCTCTCTCCCCTCCTCCCAGGTGCGGAGCGGTCCGAAGCGGTCCTCCTCCACCACGAAGACCAGGTCGCCGACGTTCATGTGGGGCACCATGCTCTCCGACTCGATGGTGACGAGAGCCGGCCAGGTGCCGGCGGCCAGGAAGAGGACGAGGGCGAACCCGCCCACCACGGCGGCCACCCAGAGGAGATCCCGTGCGAGAGATACCCAGGGGTTGTCGCTCTCGCGGAACCGCCGGATCGGGTTCGCACTGCCGTTCAGCTTCTTTGCGTCTGCCATAGAGGATACTTGCTGAGTACCATCCGCGTTTATCCTACAAATACATACCAGAGGGAGGGGGGCCCCACCATTGGCAAAGGTCATAGAGGTGGGGGACCATAGTAGGATCTATGCTCGGTGACCAGGAGATCGTCCAGCGGTTCCTCGAGACGAACCTGCAGGTGCACCCGGATGTGGTGAACTACATCCGCAAGCAGGGCGATCCCGCGCTCATCGACCGCATCATCGCCGCCATCCCGGAGAGCACGGTCGTGGTCTCGACGCGGCACATCCCGGACTTCGCCCCCGAGCGAGACGGGACGCGGTTCCTCACCGATCCATGGGTGGAGGTGATCCGCGGCAGCGCCGATTCTTCCGCCGCCGCCAACAACTTCGCGGACTTCGTGCACCTCTTCCGCGACCGCTACACCCGCCTCGGCAACCTGATCCGCGGCAGGAACCCGGCGATGCCCATCGAGGCGCTCACCCGCTCGAGCCGCTACAACCAGCAGGAGTGCACCGTGATTGGCATGGTCGGCGACGTGCGGACCACGGGGAGCGGCAACCGCCTGATCGACCTGGAGGACCCGACGGGGCAGCTCTCCGTCCTCTTCAACAAGGGAAAGGACGTCTTCGCCGAGGCGGAGCGCCTGCTGCCCGACGAGGTGATCGGCGTCCGCGGTAAGCTCTCGCAGGACGGGCGGCTCTTCTTCGCGGAGCAGATCGTCCGTCCCGACATCCCCATCAACCACGCGCCCTACACGAGCCCGCAGCCGGGGAAGGCGGTACTCGTCTCGGACATCCACGTGGGGAGCGACACGTTCCTGGAGGCGGAGTGGAACCGCTTCGCCGACTGGCTGCAGGACTCGGACGTGCAGTACCTGCTGGTGGCGGGCGACCTGGTGGACGGCATCGGGATCTACCCCGGCCAGGAGGAGGAGCTGGTGATCCGCGACATCTACGAGCAGTACGACGTCCTGGGGGGGATGCTCGCCGACCTCCCCTCGCGCCTGCGGATCGTCCTCTCCCCCGGCAACCACGATGCGGTGCGGGCGGCGGAGCCCCAGCCCGCCATCCCGCCCGACTTCACGCGCAAATTCCCGGGCAACTGCCTCTTCGTGGAGAACCCCTGCCTCCTGGCGGTGCAGGGGGTGCGGGTGCTGATGTACCACGGACGCTCGATCGACGACATGATCGGGCTGATCCCCGGCGCCAGCTACGCCCAGCCGGAGCAGATGATGGCGGGGATGCTGGAGCGCCGCCACCTCGCCCTCACCTACGGGAAACGGACGTCTCTCGCCGCCACGCGGCAGGACCAGCTGGTGATCGACCCCATCCCGGAGGTGCTCCACACGGGGCACGTCCACACCAGCGGGCTGACGCGCTACCGCGGGGTGCTGGGCGTCAACGCCGGGGCCTGGCAGTCCCAGACCGCCTTCCAGAAGCAGATGAACATCCATCCCACCCCGGCCCGCGCCGTGGTGCTGGATCTCCAGACGCTGGAGCCGCAGATTCTGGACTTCACGGGTCCGTCCGCGGTTTAAATCCGTGAATTTATATATTCCGTACAAAGAACTTCTATAGATTCTTTCTGTTTGAGAGTCGTTCGGAGGCAATCAGAGATGGATATGTTGATTCTGGCACCCGTCTTCGCCCTCCTGGGCCTCGTATTCGCAGGCTACTCGTTCTGGAATATGCGGCGGGAGGGGGCGGGCACCGAGGTG
This region of Methanomicrobiales archaeon genomic DNA includes:
- a CDS encoding DUF123 domain-containing protein, whose product is MDKGIYCLILENAACTLPVGGLGEVPFRAGWHVYVGSALGPGGLSRVRRHLRLAARRDAPPRWHIDRLLLSPRFRVRYAVCAPTALRLECRLAAALGSGGVAGFGASDCSCRSHLFYRSADPLPEAERAFRNLGLSCTSKRIKESADKGRV
- a CDS encoding MBL fold metallo-hydrolase, encoding MPVRWIAGSGGLANAYLFGPVLVDAGVLPMDVALYREQIRVIVLTHGHYDHTAHVNEIRRMCGARVCIHPLDAPALADDRRSVAMLFGARPPGAAADFTVEEGDTVAGLEVLHTPGHTPGGICLYHAGERILFSGDTVFTHGSFGRYDLPGGDLALLQRSIERLAGLDVEGLFPGHEAPVLQGGRRHILAAHTIVQGLHG
- the cofH gene encoding 5-amino-6-(D-ribitylamino)uracil--L-tyrosine 4-hydroxyphenyl transferase CofH, which produces MRTLLDDVLGGHRLTEEEAASLLQVRDRGVFAIAAAADALREEKVGDTVTYVRNQNLNVTNICINACGFCGFSRKQGDPDAYFYGRETIQKKAAQARERGATEICTVSGLHPHFTADSYVDLIGWIREAAPHVHIHASNPMEIAYAARKSGCSTAEVLQRMKAAGLGSLCGTAAEILVDEVRSVLCPGKIDTAAWIRIIREAHALGIPSTATIMYGSLEGEADRARHLAILREIQDETRGFTEFVPLSFIHMNTPIYRAGKARGGATGREDILMFAVSRLFLDNFDHIQSSWVKLGTKLAQVGLLAGADDLGGTMFEESISRGAGAANTEYLDPAEMQRMAEDLGRTLRQRTTLYSLV
- the cofH gene encoding 5-amino-6-(D-ribitylamino)uracil--L-tyrosine 4-hydroxyphenyl transferase CofH, translating into MPRSGGSGRVLHRLLDDVLGGHRLTEEEAASLLQVRDRGVFAIAAAADALREEKVGDTVTYVRNQNIHVTNICKNLCGFCGFGRPKGSDEGYLLGSEQIAEQARLARERGVTEICLLSGVHPHFTAETYADLIGRVHAAIPGADIHTASPDEIAWAARQSGISSGEVIRRLRAAGLGTLQGTAAEILVDHVRAVICPNKVRTGDWIRIIREAHGMGIRSTATILYGHVETAADRARHLAILREIQDETRGFTEFVPLSWLHARTPLYASGTAPPGATGREDILLFAVSRLFLDNFDNIQIPWQKVGRKMASPGLQCGGNDLGGTMYADAVSAEAGGEGGGYFDPAEMQRIAEDLGRTLRQRTTTYGRVG
- a CDS encoding S26 family signal peptidase codes for the protein MADAKKLNGSANPIRRFRESDNPWVSLARDLLWVAAVVGGFALVLFLAAGTWPALVTIESESMVPHMNVGDLVFVVEEDRFGPLRTWEEGRESGYAAFGDYGDVIVYRPNGENRVNPIIHRAMAYSDADAGYITKGDNNQLADQQGYYQGIGAIEPVRKEWIVGKALFAIPLLGYPALHLFEFAAIVIVLMLLYEVIAGRKEESGAAKRGKR
- a CDS encoding DUF1805 domain-containing protein, coding for MLGQITPQRIRLSYKDAEGFVIPLGNTSLVFAVTESGLIANDIIDIEALENFDYPAAQIGPAQGDIVDTLEELLEGEVKAANLHAIQRRVEVGMPALEALNRI
- a CDS encoding flavodoxin family protein — translated: MKVLGISGSMRKEGNTALLVQAILDRCREEGIETEFLSLAGKTIKPCLGCEDCKRNLTCAVRNDDWHAIAEKVIACEVLVLGSPTYYYDVNGHTKNFIDRTYSLYHNRVLAGRRAVGVAVCADKGGSRALQTIEGFFSSHEFSYLGGVQGRGYLAGEVLKDADAMRRAREIGDKIVRLLMPSD
- a CDS encoding 5-(carboxyamino)imidazole ribonucleotide mutase — its product is MVDVSVISGSPSDAPVVERVCRTLDEQGLSYERQVISAHRQPEQLDAYIRGDPCRVYIAIAGMSAALPGAIASRTARPVIGVPVSASLMGLDALLSIAQMPKGVPVACVGIDAAENAALLAARILQAR
- a CDS encoding DNA-directed DNA polymerase II small subunit translates to MLGDQEIVQRFLETNLQVHPDVVNYIRKQGDPALIDRIIAAIPESTVVVSTRHIPDFAPERDGTRFLTDPWVEVIRGSADSSAAANNFADFVHLFRDRYTRLGNLIRGRNPAMPIEALTRSSRYNQQECTVIGMVGDVRTTGSGNRLIDLEDPTGQLSVLFNKGKDVFAEAERLLPDEVIGVRGKLSQDGRLFFAEQIVRPDIPINHAPYTSPQPGKAVLVSDIHVGSDTFLEAEWNRFADWLQDSDVQYLLVAGDLVDGIGIYPGQEEELVIRDIYEQYDVLGGMLADLPSRLRIVLSPGNHDAVRAAEPQPAIPPDFTRKFPGNCLFVENPCLLAVQGVRVLMYHGRSIDDMIGLIPGASYAQPEQMMAGMLERRHLALTYGKRTSLAATRQDQLVIDPIPEVLHTGHVHTSGLTRYRGVLGVNAGAWQSQTAFQKQMNIHPTPARAVVLDLQTLEPQILDFTGPSAV
- the thiC gene encoding phosphomethylpyrimidine synthase ThiC, coding for MCVMHALIAECRNGIPPLVEELAEGEQMPPERMARAIAEGQVTVPANPRRKHRLCAIGAGCRVKVNVNVGTSASRCNETLEVEKGLAAIGSGADTLMDLSTGGDLPRMRRKILALDVPVGTVPIYEAVRRAGSAADVDADLLFRVIREHCQQGVDFLTLHCGVNREALAALRADPRILSVVSRGGAFHTAMMVYRDEENPLYAEFDYLLEILKEYDVVASLGDGMRPGSVCDSRRLAKSAEYATLGRLSRRALAAGVQRLVEGPGHIPLDEIGYNVRALKEMTGGAPLYLLGPLPTDIAAGYDHVAAAIGSAIACMHGADFLCMVSPSEHLALPSVEDIEEGTRVTKIAAHIGDTLRVEGSRRRERAMADARRRLDWEEQFRLALFGDLARMIHDRDGMMDTCSMCGDLCAVRMVREVFGDEKAGED